A region of Diospyros lotus cultivar Yz01 chromosome 3, ASM1463336v1, whole genome shotgun sequence DNA encodes the following proteins:
- the LOC127798358 gene encoding superoxide dismutase [Cu-Zn], chloroplastic, with translation MQTAIAAMAAQTILLASQTLLFPPSSTPIHSPTLHSSFHGLPLKPISQSISLTLPAAPKPLAVVAATKKAVAVLKGTSNVEGVVTLAQEDGGPTTVNVRVTGLTPGPHGFHVHEYGDTTNGCMSTGAHFNPNKMTHGAPEDEVRHAGDLGNIIANADGVAEATIVDSQIPLSGPNMVIGRALVVHELEDDLGKGGHELSLTTGNAGGRLACGVVGLTPV, from the exons ATGCAAACCGCAATTGCAGCAATGGCGGCGCAGACCATCCTCTTGGCTTCCCAAACTCTTCTCTTCCCTCCCTCCTCAACCCCTATCCACAGCCCAACTCTGCACTCTTCCTTCCACGGCCTCCCCCTCAAACCCATCAGCCAATCCATCTCCCTCACCCTCCCCGCCGCCCCGAAGCCCCTCGCCGTCGTCGCTGCCACCAAGAAGGCCGTTGCCGTCCTCAAGGGCACCTCCAATGTTGAAGGCGTCGTCACACTCGCCCAAGAAGACGGCG GTCCGACGACGGTGAATGTGAGGGTCACTGGACTCACTCCCGGACCCCATGGGTTTCATGTA CACGAGTACGGAGACACAACAAATGGGTGTATGTCTACAG GAGCACACTTTAATCCCAATAAGATGACGCATGGTGCTCCTGAGGACGAAGTCCGCCATGCGGGTGACCTGGGAAACATAATTGCTAATGCCGATG GAGTGGCAGAGGCGACAATTGTGGATAGCCAG ATACCACTCAGTGGGCCTAATATGGTCATTGGCCGGGCCCTTGTGGTTCATGAGCTTGAGGATGACCTTGGGAAGG GTGGTCATGAACTTAGCCTTACCACGGGAAATGCCGGTGGACGTTTGGCATGTG GTGTTGTTGGTTTGACTCCAGTGTAA